In a genomic window of Streptomyces sp. NBC_01231:
- a CDS encoding LamG domain-containing protein, whose translation MSPGRTGLLITSADTVQVRYNGDKLFKGKMRDFRVYNRALLPGEVLEVSGNTTGIAAATHFFPPPSPAPG comes from the coding sequence GTGAGCCCCGGCAGGACCGGGCTCCTCATCACCAGCGCCGACACGGTCCAGGTGCGCTACAACGGTGACAAGCTCTTCAAGGGCAAGATGCGCGACTTCCGGGTCTACAACCGCGCGCTGCTGCCGGGAGAGGTCCTCGAAGTCAGCGGGAACACCACGGGCATCGCCGCCGCCACCCACTTTTTCCCCCCACCGTCACCGGCCCCCGGCTGA